A genomic segment from Cyanobium sp. NIES-981 encodes:
- a CDS encoding 4a-hydroxytetrahydrobiopterin dehydratase: MAAVPLTGEQIADLPSALPDWQLVEGKLRRELRFTDFVAAFGFMTQVALVAEAMGHHPEWSNVWNRVVVTLTTHDTGGLSDLDLELARRIDALAS, encoded by the coding sequence ATGGCTGCCGTTCCCCTCACAGGCGAGCAGATCGCCGACCTCCCCAGTGCCCTGCCGGACTGGCAGCTGGTGGAGGGCAAGCTGCGCCGCGAGCTGCGCTTCACGGACTTCGTGGCCGCCTTCGGGTTCATGACCCAGGTGGCTTTGGTGGCGGAAGCCATGGGCCACCATCCCGAGTGGAGCAATGTGTGGAACCGGGTGGTGGTGACCCTCACCACCCACGACACCGGTGGGCTGTCCGACCTGGATCTGGAGCTGGCGCGGCGGATCGATGCCCTCGCTTCCTAG
- a CDS encoding secondary thiamine-phosphate synthase enzyme YjbQ produces the protein MRQSLSTLSIETAGEGFTDITAAVERTIAESGLDTGLCLVFALHTSCSLTVNENADPRVLQDLTTYMRALVPHHGVSPLGGEGTWHPYRHNDEGPDDMPSHIRTALTATSLTLSFQAGRLVLGTWQAIYLWEHRRAGQRRRIRLHLIGEAGG, from the coding sequence ATGCGTCAGTCCCTGTCCACCCTGTCCATCGAGACCGCTGGCGAAGGTTTCACCGACATCACAGCGGCAGTGGAGCGGACCATTGCCGAGAGCGGCCTGGACACGGGGCTTTGCCTGGTGTTCGCCCTCCACACCAGCTGCTCGCTCACCGTGAATGAGAACGCCGATCCGCGGGTGCTGCAGGACCTCACCACCTACATGCGGGCCCTGGTGCCCCACCATGGCGTCAGCCCCCTCGGCGGTGAGGGCACCTGGCACCCCTACCGCCACAACGATGAGGGCCCCGACGACATGCCGTCCCACATCCGCACGGCCCTCACCGCCACCAGCCTCACCCTCTCGTTCCAGGCCGGCAGGCTGGTGCTCGGCACCTGGCAGGCGATCTACCTGTGGGAACACCGCAGGGCCGGGCAGCGGCGCCGAATCCGCCTGCACCTGATCGGTGAGGCTGGCGGTTGA
- a CDS encoding thiol-disulfide oxidoreductase DCC family protein produces the protein MPSPTSSPAAAALEILYDGGCPLCLREVRLLRHRDRQRHGAQPVLAFVDVDAAGYDPREHGGITYRQAMERIHAISADGAVLTDVEVFRRAYALVGLGWLYAPSRWPLLRPLVDGVYRLWAAWRLRLTGRPPLDQLCQGRCALKPQPQAQPQPQDAAVPGR, from the coding sequence ATGCCTAGCCCCACCAGTTCGCCGGCGGCCGCCGCACTTGAGATCCTCTACGACGGAGGCTGCCCGCTCTGCCTGCGGGAGGTGCGGCTGCTGCGCCACCGAGACCGCCAGCGTCACGGCGCCCAGCCTGTGCTGGCCTTTGTGGATGTCGACGCGGCCGGATACGACCCCCGCGAGCACGGGGGCATCACCTACCGGCAGGCGATGGAGCGCATCCATGCCATCAGCGCCGATGGGGCTGTGCTCACCGATGTGGAGGTGTTCCGCCGGGCCTATGCCCTGGTGGGTCTGGGATGGCTCTATGCCCCGAGCCGCTGGCCGCTGCTGCGGCCCCTGGTGGATGGGGTGTACCGCCTCTGGGCGGCCTGGCGGCTGCGGCTCACCGGCCGCCCCCCCCTGGATCAGCTCTGCCAGGGCCGTTGTGCCCTGAAACCACAGCCGCAAGCACAGCCGCAGCCGCAGGATGCGGCGGTGCCAGGCCGGTGA
- a CDS encoding NAD(P)/FAD-dependent oxidoreductase, which produces MKREAAEPDLIVVGSGLGGLCAAAIAARHGLEVLVLEAHTQAGGAAHGFERGGFRFESGPSLWSGLGSWPSSNPLAQVLRAVGESVPVHPYREWGLLLPEGDLRVGVGLEPFLALVRQLRGDAAAGEWAAFMEWLQPLCRAARRLPLLALRPGLGAATTLAASGGLGLLGQAGQLAALGGAFGPMARRRLQDPFLLQWVDLLCFLISGLPMDRTSAAAMATLFGEWFEPQACLDYPIGGSAAVVEALLRGLRRHGGALRTGTPVTEVWLERRRAVGVVLAGGERIRARQGVIANVSPWDLLGLLPDQAVAGRWRRRMEATPACRSFLHWHLGLRATPAMADLPIHHVWVGDWRRGIDAERNMAVLSMPSLLDGSLAPTGHHVLHGYTPANEPWELWRDLERGSPAYRQLKAERCGVFHTVLDRLLPGWQEQRILELQGTPLTHRHYLRVHQGSYGPAWPADQGPFPGGSTPFEGLVLCGAGVFPGIGVPPVAVSGAMAAHRFVPARQQRRLLEELELAA; this is translated from the coding sequence GTGAAGCGCGAAGCGGCCGAACCGGACCTGATCGTGGTGGGGAGCGGTCTTGGCGGACTCTGTGCCGCCGCCATCGCCGCCCGCCACGGCCTGGAGGTCCTGGTGCTGGAAGCCCACACCCAGGCGGGAGGTGCCGCCCACGGCTTCGAGCGCGGCGGCTTCCGCTTCGAATCGGGACCTTCCCTCTGGTCAGGACTCGGGAGCTGGCCGAGCAGCAATCCCCTCGCCCAGGTGCTGCGGGCGGTGGGGGAATCGGTGCCCGTGCACCCCTACAGGGAGTGGGGCCTGCTGCTGCCGGAGGGAGACCTGCGGGTGGGGGTGGGGCTCGAGCCGTTCCTCGCCCTGGTGCGGCAGCTGCGCGGCGATGCCGCCGCCGGCGAATGGGCCGCCTTCATGGAGTGGCTGCAGCCGCTCTGCCGTGCGGCGCGGCGCCTGCCGCTGCTGGCCCTGCGGCCGGGGCTGGGAGCCGCCACCACCCTGGCGGCGAGCGGCGGGCTCGGACTGCTCGGCCAGGCCGGCCAGCTGGCGGCGCTGGGGGGAGCCTTCGGTCCCATGGCCCGCCGGCGGCTGCAGGACCCCTTCCTGCTGCAGTGGGTCGATCTGCTCTGCTTCCTGATCTCCGGGTTGCCGATGGACCGCACCAGCGCCGCCGCCATGGCAACGCTGTTCGGCGAGTGGTTCGAACCCCAGGCCTGCCTCGACTACCCGATCGGCGGCAGCGCCGCGGTGGTGGAGGCCCTGCTGCGGGGCCTGCGGCGTCACGGCGGCGCTCTCCGCACCGGGACCCCGGTGACCGAGGTGTGGCTGGAACGGCGCCGGGCCGTGGGCGTGGTGCTGGCTGGCGGCGAGCGGATCCGGGCCCGGCAGGGGGTGATCGCCAATGTGAGCCCCTGGGATCTCCTGGGGCTGCTGCCCGACCAGGCCGTCGCGGGGCGCTGGCGCCGGCGGATGGAGGCCACGCCCGCCTGCCGCAGTTTCCTGCACTGGCATCTGGGGCTGCGGGCCACGCCAGCCATGGCCGATCTGCCCATTCACCACGTGTGGGTGGGCGACTGGCGGCGGGGCATCGACGCCGAGCGCAACATGGCGGTGCTGTCAATGCCGTCGCTGCTCGACGGCAGCCTGGCCCCCACCGGCCACCACGTGCTGCACGGCTACACGCCTGCCAACGAACCCTGGGAGCTGTGGAGGGATCTGGAGCGCGGCAGCCCGGCCTACCGTCAGCTCAAGGCGGAACGCTGCGGGGTGTTCCACACCGTGCTCGACCGGCTGCTTCCGGGTTGGCAGGAGCAGCGGATCCTGGAGCTCCAGGGAACGCCCCTCACCCACCGCCACTACCTGCGGGTGCACCAGGGAAGCTACGGCCCGGCCTGGCCGGCGGACCAGGGGCCGTTTCCGGGGGGGAGCACGCCGTTCGAGGGGCTGGTGCTCTGCGGTGCCGGGGTGTTTCCCGGAATCGGCGTGCCACCGGTGGCGGTGAGCGGCGCGATGGCGGCCCACCGGTTCGTGCCGGCCAGGCAGCAGCGGCGCCTGCTGGAGGAGCTGGAACTGGCGGCCTGA
- a CDS encoding DUF2721 domain-containing protein codes for MHASLAVTAAPVEGLARAIQLSVAPVFLLTGIGGLLVVLTNRLARIVDRSRQLQEQLRDAAIAQAHLARQELQIQKRRMGLVLKAIELCTVTVLLVALVVAIVFVSAVTAIDLALMVVPLFVAAMLCLMVAVLLFMREVQLAAAQLRRRF; via the coding sequence ATGCACGCTTCCCTGGCGGTGACGGCTGCGCCGGTGGAAGGTCTGGCCCGGGCGATTCAGCTCTCGGTTGCGCCGGTGTTTCTGCTGACGGGCATCGGCGGGCTGCTGGTGGTGCTCACCAACCGCCTGGCCCGCATCGTGGATCGCTCGCGTCAGCTGCAGGAGCAGCTGCGGGACGCCGCCATCGCCCAGGCCCACCTGGCGCGGCAGGAACTGCAGATCCAGAAGCGGCGCATGGGCCTGGTGCTCAAGGCCATTGAGCTCTGCACCGTCACCGTGCTGCTGGTGGCGCTTGTGGTGGCGATCGTGTTCGTGAGTGCCGTCACGGCCATCGATCTGGCCCTGATGGTGGTGCCCCTGTTCGTGGCGGCGATGCTGTGTCTGATGGTGGCGGTGCTCCTGTTCATGCGGGAGGTGCAGCTGGCGGCCGCCCAACTGCGCCGCCGCTTCTGA
- a CDS encoding OsmC family protein — MTTITCQYSGGLRCGAEHGPSGSRIETDAPVDNQGQGSCFSPTDLIATSLATCLLTVMGIVAERHGWNLEGATARVEKTMGQGAPRRITGLEVWIALPEHLEERQQATLRRAAETCPVKASLQGAIPMTLHWQSC, encoded by the coding sequence ATGACCACCATCACCTGCCAGTACAGCGGCGGTCTGCGCTGCGGCGCCGAGCACGGTCCCTCCGGCAGCCGGATCGAGACCGACGCGCCGGTGGACAACCAGGGGCAGGGATCCTGCTTCTCCCCCACCGATCTGATCGCCACATCCCTGGCCACCTGCCTGCTCACCGTGATGGGGATCGTGGCCGAGCGCCATGGGTGGAACCTCGAAGGGGCCACGGCGCGGGTGGAGAAGACCATGGGCCAGGGCGCCCCGCGGCGGATCACCGGCCTGGAGGTGTGGATCGCGCTGCCGGAGCACCTCGAGGAGCGCCAGCAGGCGACGTTGCGCCGCGCCGCCGAGACCTGTCCGGTGAAAGCCAGCCTGCAGGGGGCGATCCCGATGACGCTGCACTGGCAGAGCTGCTGA
- a CDS encoding plasma-membrane proton-efflux P-type ATPase, with translation MSKARHPGKVCAPEPAPGCGDTLAALPLPALFERLKTTPRGLESDEARRRLRDGGANELPRHAVSPWRLLLGHLWGPIAWMIELAALLSALVADWSDLGLILLLLAANAGVGFWEEYKAGNEIAALEAQLAREARVVRDGRWTLVPSRELVPGDVIRLRIGDIVPADARLLDGGPVEIDQSPLTGESLPVERDRGGAVLSGSILRRGEADALVHATGASTTFARTARLAEAEPPPSHFQQAVLKIGDYLILVALLLITLVLVVALFRGHGMVETLRFALVLCVASIPVAMPTVLSVTLAVGAERLARRRAVVTRLAAIEELAGIDILCSDKTGTLTQNRLSLGTPFCVPPCTTEHLLRCAALASRAEDGDPIDAAVLEAPGAGTAAAGMRIEAFRGFDPVRKRTEATAVDAAGNHLRVSKGAPQVLLAMAVETGEVRKAVDQAVEAFAARGFRSLAVAAAEGDGCWRMLGVLPLFDPPREDSRATLEQLRQLGITTKLISGDQVAITREMARQLGLGSAILPAEALETSTAAPRIPSLFAPGERIERSDGFAQVLPEHKYRIVELLQHRGHLVGMTGDGVNDAPALKRADAGIAVSGASDAARSAADIVLLSPGLGVVVSAIRESRRIFQRMHHYAVYRIAETLRVLVFMTVSILVFDFYPLSALMIVLLALLNDGAILSIAYDRTHWSPRPVRWQMPVVLGVATMLGLAGVVASFGLLYLAERGFGQPREFIQTLLYLKLSVAGHLTVFVARTEGPFWSVRPALPLLLAVVGTQLVATVLAVYGILMAPIGWGWALLVWGYSLLWFLVEDRVKLLGYELFGRRPTLLRRHGRGRRGPG, from the coding sequence ATGAGCAAGGCTCGCCATCCCGGCAAGGTCTGCGCGCCTGAGCCGGCCCCAGGGTGCGGGGACACTCTGGCCGCCCTTCCGCTGCCTGCGCTCTTCGAGAGGCTGAAGACGACGCCCCGCGGTCTGGAGAGTGACGAGGCCCGGCGCCGGCTCCGGGATGGGGGGGCCAACGAGCTGCCGCGTCACGCGGTGTCGCCCTGGAGGCTGTTGCTGGGCCACCTCTGGGGGCCCATCGCCTGGATGATCGAACTGGCCGCCCTGCTCTCCGCCCTGGTGGCGGACTGGAGTGATCTGGGGCTGATCCTGCTGCTGCTGGCCGCCAATGCCGGGGTGGGCTTCTGGGAGGAGTACAAGGCCGGCAACGAGATCGCGGCCCTGGAGGCCCAGCTGGCCCGGGAGGCGCGGGTGGTGCGGGACGGCCGCTGGACGCTGGTGCCCTCCCGGGAGCTGGTGCCTGGCGATGTGATCCGGCTGAGGATCGGTGACATCGTGCCGGCCGACGCCCGCCTGCTGGACGGGGGTCCGGTGGAGATCGACCAGTCCCCCCTCACCGGTGAATCCCTGCCGGTGGAGCGGGACCGGGGGGGCGCCGTGCTCTCCGGCTCGATCCTGCGGCGCGGGGAGGCCGATGCCCTGGTGCATGCCACGGGGGCCTCCACCACCTTCGCGCGCACCGCCCGGCTGGCGGAGGCCGAACCGCCACCCAGCCATTTCCAGCAGGCGGTGCTCAAGATCGGCGACTACCTGATCCTGGTGGCGCTGCTGCTGATCACCCTGGTCCTGGTGGTGGCCCTGTTCCGGGGCCACGGCATGGTGGAGACGCTGCGCTTCGCCCTGGTGCTCTGCGTGGCCTCGATCCCCGTGGCCATGCCCACCGTGCTCTCGGTGACCCTGGCCGTGGGTGCCGAGCGGCTGGCCCGCCGCCGAGCCGTGGTCACGCGCCTGGCCGCGATCGAGGAGCTGGCGGGGATCGACATCCTCTGCTCCGACAAGACGGGCACCCTCACCCAGAACCGGCTCAGCCTCGGCACACCCTTCTGCGTGCCGCCCTGCACCACGGAGCACCTGCTGCGCTGCGCCGCGCTCGCTTCGCGGGCGGAAGACGGCGATCCGATCGATGCGGCGGTGCTCGAGGCCCCCGGGGCCGGCACCGCTGCGGCCGGAATGCGGATCGAGGCGTTCCGTGGCTTCGATCCGGTGCGCAAGCGCACCGAAGCCACCGCCGTGGATGCCGCAGGCAACCATCTGCGGGTGAGCAAGGGAGCCCCCCAGGTGCTCCTGGCCATGGCGGTGGAGACCGGGGAGGTGCGCAAGGCGGTGGATCAGGCGGTGGAGGCCTTCGCTGCCCGTGGCTTTCGCTCCCTGGCCGTGGCCGCCGCCGAAGGCGACGGGTGCTGGCGGATGCTGGGTGTGCTGCCCCTCTTCGATCCACCCCGCGAAGACAGCCGGGCCACCCTGGAGCAACTGCGCCAGCTGGGGATCACCACCAAGCTGATCAGCGGGGACCAGGTGGCGATCACCCGGGAGATGGCCCGCCAGCTGGGCCTGGGCAGCGCCATTCTTCCGGCGGAGGCCCTCGAGACGTCCACCGCCGCTCCCCGGATCCCATCCCTGTTCGCCCCCGGGGAACGGATCGAGCGGAGCGACGGTTTCGCCCAGGTCCTGCCCGAGCACAAGTACCGGATCGTGGAGCTGCTGCAGCACCGGGGACACCTGGTGGGCATGACCGGCGACGGCGTCAACGACGCCCCTGCCCTGAAGCGGGCCGATGCGGGGATCGCCGTGTCCGGGGCGAGCGATGCCGCCCGCAGCGCCGCCGACATCGTGCTGCTCAGCCCCGGCCTCGGCGTGGTGGTGTCGGCGATCCGGGAGAGCCGGCGCATCTTCCAGCGGATGCACCACTACGCCGTGTACCGGATCGCCGAAACGCTCCGGGTGCTGGTGTTCATGACCGTGTCGATCCTGGTGTTCGACTTCTATCCGCTGTCGGCGCTGATGATCGTGCTGCTGGCGCTGCTCAACGACGGCGCCATCCTCTCGATCGCCTACGACCGCACCCACTGGTCACCCCGCCCGGTGCGCTGGCAGATGCCGGTGGTGCTCGGGGTGGCCACGATGCTCGGCCTGGCCGGGGTCGTCGCCTCCTTCGGCCTGCTCTATCTGGCGGAGAGGGGGTTCGGCCAGCCCCGGGAGTTCATCCAGACCCTCCTGTACCTGAAACTGTCGGTGGCGGGTCACCTGACGGTGTTCGTGGCACGCACGGAAGGCCCCTTCTGGTCGGTGCGGCCGGCCCTGCCGCTGCTGCTCGCCGTGGTGGGCACCCAGCTGGTGGCCACAGTCCTGGCGGTGTACGGGATCCTGATGGCACCGATCGGCTGGGGCTGGGCCCTGCTGGTGTGGGGCTACTCCCTGCTCTGGTTCCTGGTGGAGGATCGGGTGAAACTGCTGGGCTATGAGCTCTTCGGGCGGCGGCCCACCCTGTTGCGCCGCCACGGCCGAGGCCGCCGCGGGCCTGGCTGA
- a CDS encoding carboxypeptidase M32: protein MTTPGPALAQLRDHLHQTRLLGSISSTLYYDQNTVMPAAGAEWRGEQLGLLASQLHRRQSDPHYAALLEAAEAEAAAGQHGAPSALLRRNLALLRLELERQRRLDPALVASLARAQSRGNAVWQEARSRNDFTLFSPALEELIALRRRQADQLAAAEPVRRSSWEILAQPFEPGISKARLEELFGPLRQQLPNLLARAAEAVGQAPGTRRPGESADLPEALQERLCAELLGSWGYDPQRCQRSRSAHPFSCTLGPADYRITTRVVPGQPLSALLATAHEWGHSLYEQGLPRSDDHYFPWPLGEATSMGVHESQSLFWECRIARGEAFARRWHPRIVAGLGGDPWGGSHGFWRALNPVRPGLIRVEADELSYCLHIVLRYELELALLEQDMPVQELPEAWNRRMGELLGITPPGDAEGCLQDIHWAEGLFGYFPSYALGHLISAQLAERLEHDLGGTGALEARVAAGEEEQLRRWLGEQVWALGRSVNGEELVQQVCGRPLETGPFLRYLTGKLERLLG from the coding sequence ATGACCACACCGGGCCCGGCGCTCGCCCAGCTGCGCGACCACCTCCACCAGACGCGGCTGCTCGGCTCGATCAGCAGCACCCTCTACTACGACCAGAACACGGTGATGCCGGCCGCCGGCGCCGAGTGGCGCGGCGAACAGCTGGGCCTGCTGGCCAGCCAGCTCCATCGCCGCCAGAGCGATCCCCACTACGCCGCGCTGCTGGAGGCGGCAGAAGCCGAGGCGGCAGCCGGGCAGCACGGTGCTCCATCGGCCCTTCTGCGGCGCAACCTGGCCCTGCTGCGGCTGGAGCTGGAGCGGCAGCGGCGCCTCGATCCCGCCCTGGTGGCCAGCCTGGCCCGGGCCCAGTCGCGGGGGAATGCCGTGTGGCAGGAAGCCCGCTCCCGCAACGACTTCACCCTGTTCTCCCCGGCCCTGGAGGAGCTGATCGCCCTGCGCCGCCGCCAGGCCGACCAACTGGCGGCGGCCGAACCCGTGCGGCGGAGCAGCTGGGAGATCCTGGCCCAGCCCTTCGAACCCGGAATCAGCAAGGCCCGGCTGGAGGAGCTGTTCGGCCCGTTGCGCCAGCAGCTGCCCAACCTGCTGGCCCGGGCTGCCGAGGCGGTCGGCCAGGCCCCCGGAACCCGGCGCCCTGGGGAGAGCGCCGATCTGCCCGAGGCCCTGCAGGAGCGTCTCTGCGCCGAGCTTCTGGGCAGCTGGGGCTATGACCCGCAGCGCTGCCAGCGTTCCCGCTCGGCCCATCCCTTCTCCTGCACCCTGGGGCCGGCCGACTACCGCATCACCACCCGGGTGGTGCCGGGCCAGCCCCTCTCGGCCCTGCTGGCCACAGCCCACGAGTGGGGTCACTCCCTGTACGAGCAGGGCCTGCCCCGCAGCGACGACCACTACTTCCCCTGGCCCCTGGGTGAGGCCACCTCGATGGGGGTGCATGAATCGCAGTCCCTGTTCTGGGAATGCCGCATCGCCAGAGGCGAGGCCTTCGCCCGGCGCTGGCATCCCAGGATCGTGGCCGGGCTTGGGGGCGATCCCTGGGGCGGCAGCCACGGCTTCTGGCGGGCCCTCAATCCCGTGCGGCCCGGCCTGATCCGGGTGGAGGCCGATGAGCTGAGCTACTGCCTCCACATCGTGCTCCGCTACGAACTGGAGCTGGCCCTGCTGGAGCAGGACATGCCGGTTCAGGAGCTGCCCGAGGCCTGGAACCGGCGGATGGGGGAGCTGCTTGGGATCACCCCGCCCGGCGATGCGGAGGGATGCCTGCAGGACATCCACTGGGCGGAGGGGCTGTTCGGCTACTTCCCCTCCTACGCCCTGGGGCACCTGATCAGCGCCCAGCTGGCGGAGCGGCTGGAGCACGACCTGGGCGGCACCGGCGCCCTGGAGGCCCGCGTGGCTGCGGGGGAGGAGGAGCAGCTCCGCCGCTGGTTGGGGGAGCAGGTGTGGGCCCTGGGCCGCAGCGTCAACGGCGAGGAGCTGGTGCAGCAGGTGTGCGGCCGCCCCCTGGAGACCGGCCCCTTCCTCCGCTACCTCACCGGCAAGCTCGAACGGCTGCTGGGCTGA
- a CDS encoding inorganic diphosphatase has translation MANIDHAPSRTMLNLLHVLPAFADEAELRLNAIVELNSMTINKYELITETGHLKLDRVGYSSLAYPFAYGCIPRTWDEDGDPLDIEIVGVTEPLIPGSLVEARIIGIMKFDDGGEVDDKVIAVLADDKRMDHITSYTQLGDHWLKETQYYWERYKDLKKPGTCKVNGFFEASEAVTIIKECEARYLSAIDAKLVN, from the coding sequence ATGGCGAACATCGACCACGCCCCGAGCCGCACGATGCTCAACCTGCTGCACGTGCTGCCGGCCTTCGCCGATGAAGCCGAGCTCCGCCTCAACGCGATCGTGGAGCTCAACTCAATGACGATCAACAAATATGAGCTGATCACGGAAACCGGCCATCTCAAGCTGGACCGGGTGGGCTACTCCTCCCTTGCCTACCCCTTTGCCTACGGCTGTATCCCCCGCACCTGGGATGAGGACGGCGATCCCCTCGACATCGAGATCGTGGGAGTGACCGAGCCCCTGATTCCCGGCTCCCTGGTGGAAGCCCGCATCATCGGCATCATGAAGTTCGACGATGGCGGTGAGGTGGACGACAAGGTGATCGCAGTTCTCGCCGATGACAAGCGGATGGATCACATCACCAGCTACACCCAGCTGGGTGATCACTGGCTCAAGGAAACCCAGTACTACTGGGAGCGTTACAAGGATCTCAAGAAGCCCGGCACCTGCAAGGTGAACGGTTTCTTTGAGGCGTCAGAGGCCGTGACCATCATCAAGGAGTGCGAAGCGCGCTATCTCAGCGCGATCGACGCCAAACTGGTGAACTGA
- a CDS encoding L,D-transpeptidase, giving the protein MAPTEPPSAPPAVPAPAAETPPAAVQPEVAVQREIVLELGRREISLRENGQVVRRWPVAIGDPSTPTPVGTFKVENKVQNPRYQSTRSGKINATVGPQGPLGDRWIGFKQSGPNQYGIHGTPTAWAWTVTSRAAVSNGCVRMLTPHVRELFDKVDIGTPVIVRR; this is encoded by the coding sequence GTGGCGCCCACGGAGCCGCCCAGCGCGCCCCCGGCCGTGCCCGCTCCAGCGGCCGAGACCCCTCCAGCCGCCGTCCAGCCGGAGGTGGCCGTCCAGCGGGAGATCGTGCTGGAGCTGGGGCGTCGGGAGATCAGCCTCCGTGAGAACGGCCAGGTGGTGAGGCGGTGGCCCGTCGCGATCGGCGACCCCAGCACCCCCACCCCGGTGGGCACCTTCAAAGTGGAGAACAAGGTGCAGAACCCCCGCTACCAGAGCACCCGCAGCGGCAAAATCAACGCCACCGTGGGACCCCAGGGTCCGCTCGGGGATCGCTGGATCGGTTTCAAACAGAGCGGCCCCAACCAGTACGGCATCCACGGCACGCCCACCGCCTGGGCCTGGACCGTGACCTCACGGGCCGCCGTATCGAATGGGTGTGTGCGCATGCTCACGCCCCATGTGCGTGAACTGTTCGACAAGGTGGACATCGGCACTCCGGTGATCGTCCGACGCTGA